TCTCTTGCTCCTTTTTGATAAGTGCGCCATGAACTGCCGGTGAGGTAACCGCGGATGATCATTTCAACCGGGAAAGGATCGCAATAAACGCCCACTGTAACCATTGGATCAGGAACGGCAATTTTCCAGTTGGGGACAATGTCGGCAGTAGCATCAAGGAAGCGGGCTGCAATCTGGTTGAGCACCTGCCCTTTAAAAGGGATCCCTTCGGGTAATACGACATCAAAAGCTGAAATCCGATCGGTGGCGATCATCACCAGCAATTCGTCGTTGATGTTGTAAACATCGCGTACTTTGCCGGTGTAAAGGCTTTTTTGCCCAGAAAAACTAAAGTTTGTTTTGGTTATCGTTTCCATTGTTTTGTCTGTTTTGATTATTTGAATTGGATAATTTTCCGTAAGCATTGATAATTTGAACGACCAGTTTGTGGCGCACAATATCCTTTTCGTTCAGGTAAATGAAATCAATTCCGGGAATGTTATTCAGAATTTTGGTCACCTGAATAAGGCCTGAGGACTGGTTTCTCGGGAGGTCAATTTGTGTAATGTCGCCGGTAACTACAAATTTGGCTGAAGACCCCATGCGCGTGAGGAACATTTTCAACTGGTTTTCGGTGGCGTTCTGGGCTTCGTCGAGGATAGCGAAAACGTTGTCGAGCGTTCGTCCACGCATGAAAGCCAGCGGAGCTATCTCAATTGTTCCGTCTTCGAGGTAACCCAGCAGTTTTTGTGATGGAACCATGTCCCGAAGTGCATCATACAGAGGCTGGAGGTAGGGATCAAGCTTGTCTTTAAGATCGCCGGGAAGGAATCCAAGATTTTCTCCGGCCTCCACTGCAGGGCGGGTAAGAATTATTCGTTTAATTTCTTTATTCCGCAATGCCTGCACAGCCAGAGCCACAGCTGTATAAGTCTTTCCGGTTCCTGCCGGGCCAATGGCAAACACCAGGTCGTTCCGCTTGCAACTTTCAACCATTTTCTGTTGGTTTGGTGTACGGGCTTTTATCAGTTTGCCGTTACGGCCATGTACAAGTACATCGGTATTTTGCTGCAAACTTTGAGGCACATCATCCGCTTCGCCGTCGAGCAAATCCCTGACGTCGTATTCGCTCAGTTTGCCAAAACGTTCAAAATGAAGAATTAGCAACGAAAAGCGCTTTTCGAACAGATCAATTTCTCCTTCTTCACCAATCACCTTTAGTTCAGTACCGCGGGCAACAAGTTTTAGTTTAGGAAAGTGACTTTTCAGCAACTCGAAATTGGCATCGTTTACGCCAAAAATTTCAAGAGGATTAACAGACTCAAGTGATATGATTTTTTCGGACATTCTGTTTGTAGGTTTGGCATAAGTCAAATTTTCAACTTATCTTTCCTGATTTTCAAATTATTGAGATAAAAAAAACTCGAAACTTACCGCGAAAATTGATGGGCCAGCTATCATGTATTCGCACATTAATTTACTTCTTCTTTAATCTTCCTTTTTTTGGGCAAAGATTTTCGCAAGTAAAACGCTTTTCTTTTTTTAATAAATTCACTTATTTCCTGTTTTTCTTTATCAGTCAGCGGCTGACTTTCGATTAAAAAATCTATTCCCACTGGTTCTTTAATGTGTGCCATATTATTGCGTTTTGAAATATTTTTCAACAAGTATTTTAGAGGCAACCGTATCAATTATCATTCTCTGGTTTTTGAAATGAAAAGCGCCTAATGTTTTTTCGTAATGCTTAATTAACTGTGTTTTAGCTGTGAATGCAACAAATCCATCAAATCCTTTTTGAAAAGAAACTTTGCAAGCATAGGCAACCAGATTACCAGCAACGCCTTCATAAAGTTTATTCGTCCCAATATTAAATGGTGCACTTTCGAGTAAACGCATAAAAACGTGATCACTTTCAATTGTAATACTTAATAACCCCTGAATAATATGAGGATTGTTTACGATTGATAATTTGTATTGTTCAGACTTTTCATTTTTAAACTCAGCTTTCCAATCAAAATTCCATCCGCTTTTTTTGGTAATATTTTTGAGATCGGTTTTTGTTAAAATTGAAACCTCAGTCGAAAAACTATCCCCAGAAATAGTGTTCAGAATTGAATTGGTCAACCTGTCAATTAAAAAGTCATGTTCTACCATTTTTGTCCTGTCCATTTACAATTCAACATAGTTATTGAATATCAATACTTTTAAAATCATATTTTCTGTTTCCGGACATTTAGCTAATGTTGAAATAACATAGCTAAAATACGCGGATTCATAATTCTATCAACCCCCAAAATTATCAAAATTTGCCAAGCCGTGATGAAGAAATACTAATTTTGCTTTTTGTTTGGCTAAAACGAGTAATCAAGGGGATATGGCGCTTATCACGTTGCTTTCCGACTGGGGAACGAAAGATCATTATGCGGGTATGGTTAAAGGGAAGATTTTATCGAAAATCCCCGGAGCAACCATCGTTGATATTTCTCATACCATTCCCGCCTTCAATTTGAACAGTGCTGCTTTTGTGCTTAAAAACGCCTACTTTAATTTCCCTAAGGGAACAATTCACATAGTTGATATCACCTCTGAAGCCACCATCGAAATGCCACATGTACTGATTGCATATGACGGCATGTTTTTCATTGGTGCCGACAACGGGATTTTCTCCCTTGCCTTCGACCGCGAGCCGGACACCCTTATCGAAATTGACATTCACCAGGAATCCGATACCTTCACATTTGCAGCTTATGATGTCTTTGTAAAAGTAGCCCAGCATATTTCCGAGGGTAAAGATTTAAAGGAATTAGGCCCTGTAAGAGATG
Above is a window of Bacteroidales bacterium DNA encoding:
- a CDS encoding PhoH family protein; translation: MSEKIISLESVNPLEIFGVNDANFELLKSHFPKLKLVARGTELKVIGEEGEIDLFEKRFSLLILHFERFGKLSEYDVRDLLDGEADDVPQSLQQNTDVLVHGRNGKLIKARTPNQQKMVESCKRNDLVFAIGPAGTGKTYTAVALAVQALRNKEIKRIILTRPAVEAGENLGFLPGDLKDKLDPYLQPLYDALRDMVPSQKLLGYLEDGTIEIAPLAFMRGRTLDNVFAILDEAQNATENQLKMFLTRMGSSAKFVVTGDITQIDLPRNQSSGLIQVTKILNNIPGIDFIYLNEKDIVRHKLVVQIINAYGKLSNSNNQNRQNNGNDNQNKL
- a CDS encoding SAM-dependent chlorinase/fluorinase, which codes for MALITLLSDWGTKDHYAGMVKGKILSKIPGATIVDISHTIPAFNLNSAAFVLKNAYFNFPKGTIHIVDITSEATIEMPHVLIAYDGMFFIGADNGIFSLAFDREPDTLIEIDIHQESDTFTFAAYDVFVKVAQHISEGKDLKELGPVRDELTKKIPLRPVTTDNLIKGHVVYVDSYENVFTNIDHDLFVKIGQKRPFRVLFGASRYSVKKISNSYKDVHEGEIVALFSSSGNLQIAVSMGNASGLLGLKVDDTVRVEFG